AGCGGACGGTGACGGCCGCCGGGACGGCGAGGAGCTCGGCTCTGACACCGGTCTCCTCCCACAGTTCACGGGCCGCCGCCTCCCGGGGCGTCTCGCCCGGATCAACGCTTCCACCCGGTGCGACCCATCCGCGCCAGCGGTGGTCGACCAACAGGACATGCGTCAGGCCGGGGTCGAAGACCCAGACATCGGCCGCCAGCGGTGCGGTCGCCGTCCGTGCCGAGCTCGCGAGCCAGGCACGGGCGTTGTCGTACTCCGCCGCTGCCTCCCGGGCATCCAGGGCGGCGGCGTCCAAGGTTCGTTTCCCGATCATCTGGGCAACGTACGCCGGGCCACTGACAATCGCCGGGCCCTCAACGGCCCTTGTCCGTGGTGCGAGTTAAGATCCTGGTCATGCCGCTGAACATGAAGGACGTGGACCGTTTCGGGGCTTCTGTGCCCCGTCTGGAAGCCATTGCGTACCGGCTTCTCGGATCCGCGAGTGAGGCGGAGGACGCGGTCCAGGAGACGTTCCTGCGCTGGCAGGCCGCGGACGTCGACCGTATCGAGGTCCCCGAGGCCTGGCTGACGAAGGTCCTCACCAACCTGTGCCTCAACCAGCTC
The sequence above is drawn from the Streptomyces sp. NBC_01465 genome and encodes:
- a CDS encoding NUDIX hydrolase, producing MIGKRTLDAAALDAREAAAEYDNARAWLASSARTATAPLAADVWVFDPGLTHVLLVDHRWRGWVAPGGSVDPGETPREAAARELWEETGVRAELLAVPAAVTVRSYHADWSATMGVSFAAVVDRSTTLVPEAGQPVAWLPLGEAWQGYFPEDRLRMREFAASIAVERHGVAPATD